One Vespula pensylvanica isolate Volc-1 chromosome 1, ASM1446617v1, whole genome shotgun sequence genomic region harbors:
- the LOC122628117 gene encoding U6 snRNA phosphodiesterase has translation MSSINSLNLISEYYSSNSEDEEEENEKYKKIGESFSVPQSILLWKGVPHHEEIIDNPSDHKGKIRTFKHERGNWATLVYVNYTPSDVMLSWIRSIGILLPKDSNILFEQFHVSLTRTLILKFHWIESFVESLKKLFQKTNKFTMELTDIKVYCNEERTRTFLGINCYSNVLNYLISTIDNLLKEYQLPLFYEDPSFHISILWWVGDKEDYLNKVLPSIKSSFNKFLIDYTEENYVHINELYCKVGNKLYTFKLQ, from the exons atgtCAAGTATTAATAGTTTGAACTTAATTAGTGAATATTATTCGTCTAATtcagaagatgaagaagaagaaaatgaaaaatataaaaaaattggtGAAAG ttTTTCTGTACCTCAAAGTATCCTATTATGGAAAGGAGTTCCTCATcacgaagaaataatagataatccATCAGATCATAAAGGAAAGATAAGAACTTTTAAACATGAACGTGGCAACTGGGCAACGTTAGTTTATGTAAATT atACACCTAGTGACGTTATGCTCTCTTGGATAAGGTCAATTGGAATTTTGTTGCCAAAAGATAGCAATATACTTTTCGAACAATTCCACGTTAGTCTTACTCGaacattgattttaaaatttcattggatCGAATCCTTTGttgaaagtttaaaaaaattatttcaaaagacAAACAAATTTACTATGGAACTTActgatataaaagtatattgcAATGAAGAAAGAACTCGTACATTTCTAGGAATAAATTGTTACAGTAATGtattaaattatctaatttctactattgataatttattgaaagaatATCAATTACCATTATTTTATGAG gaCCCTTCATTCCATATAAGTATCCTTTGGTGGGTAGGAGATAAAGAAGACTACCTCAACAAAGTTCTACCTTCAATCAAATCtagtttcaataaatttttgattGATTATACAGAAGAAAACTATGTacatattaatgaattatattgtaaagtaggaaataaactttatacatttaaattacaataa
- the LOC122628106 gene encoding cytochrome c oxidase subunit 6B2-like isoform X2, translated as MSQVEWKTAPFDPRFPNQNQTRYCYQSYLDFHRCSKKHNQDYEPCKYFKRVYSSICPNDWISKWDEQVEEGRFAGRI; from the exons ATGTCACAAGTAGAGTGGAAGACAGCGCCATTTGATCCAAGGTTCCCAAATCAAAATCAAACAAG ataCTGCTACCAAAGTTACTTGGATTTTCATCGCTGTTCCAAAAAACACAATCAAGATTATGAACCCTGTAAGTACTTCAAACGAGTCTACTCTTCTATATGTCCAAATGATTGGATTTCAAAGTGGGATGAACAAGTTGAAGAGGGCAGATTTGCAGGAAGAATATAG
- the LOC122628106 gene encoding probable splicing factor, arginine/serine-rich 7 isoform X1 has translation MDSKRHECSARSHTDSPPTPPSPPLYSSSYTTHDNYKSRTSRRSPSPTDYRSSKSSRNESPPDRRRRKRSTSRPSPIRSHRRSRSSDRDKDRDRDRDRSRKYSRRDRSRSRSRGRSRSRDRRRSRSRNRSRDRHRYRESRRHHRAPSYESDAFEDHADTVIAQQQPAPQPNAFKNDGSFMEMFKKMQEQMQPAQQPTTSVLEEKPVIPPPLMVGKRRGGRILKTGMVAKPKTEQTVEQPKDAWSLYMAEVKKYREVCCQEEDNTRPLVK, from the coding sequence ATGGATTCAAAACGGCATGAATGCAGCGCCAGGTCACACACAGACTCACCACCTACTCCACCCTCACCTCCCCTGTATAGTTCAAGTTACACAACGCATGACAACTACAAAAGCAGAACATCACGTCGCTCGCCTTCGCCTACAGACTACAGGAGCAGTAAATCTTCCAGGAATGAATCACCACCGGatagacgaagaaggaaaaggagtaCTTCCAGACCTTCTCCAATCCGATCTCACAGACGATCTCGTTCGAGTGACAGAGACAAAGATCGGGATAGAGATAGGGATAGGTCAAGGAAGTATTCAAGAAGAGACAGGTCAAGATCTAGATCAAGGGGAAGATCTCGTTCAAGAGATAGAAGACGCAGTCGTAGCAGAAATAGAAGTAGAGACAGGCACAGATATAGAGAAAGCCGTAGACATCATAGAGCACCATCGTATGAATCAGATGCTTTTGAAGATCATGCAGATACGGTTATAGCACAACAACAGCCTGCTCCACAGCCAAATGCCTTCAAAAATGATGGAAGCTTTAtggaaatgtttaaaaaaatgcaAGAACAAATGCAACCTGCACAACAACCAACAACTTCTGTTCTCGAAGAAAAACCAGTAATACCACCACCCTTGATGGTTGGGAAGAGGCGAGGAGGAAGAATCCTAAAAACTGGGATGGTTGCAAAACCAAAGACTGAGCAAACTGTTGAACAACCCAAGGATGCATGGTCGCTTTATATGGCAGAGGTGAAAAAATATCGTGAAGTTTGTTGTCAGGAAGAGGATAATACCAGACCATTGgtcaaataa